The nucleotide sequence TGCATTCTTCTAAATCTAGAATGTCCAGTCTTTACAAtctactgcctctgttcctaaatatttgtctttttagagatttcaaatggactaccacatacagatgtatatagacatattttagagtgtaaattcactcattttgctccgtatgtagtcacttgttgaaatctctagaaagaaaaatatttagggacggagggagtagctcattACAATCATCATATAGGTAAGTTCAACATTGAGAAaagaaataaacagaaaagaaaaaagaggaatAGGCAAAGAAGAAATTTTTGCTATACTTTTGCTAGAAGATAACCCAGCCTATATGACTACATCGATCTAGGAAAAGATCTTTACCCAACATCCTTCTCTCTAATACATCGATCTAGGCAAACTTTCATATTGATCTGCCTACACTTTATACTTTCAACACCAACCGTACATTGCACATTATCCACAATGCAAACTGAAAGATATGCAGTTCTTGTTTGAGAACCGAAGAGATATGCATGCGTATCATAGTACTGAAAGGGGTATATAGAAAAGCTAGTGTTGTGGAAAATGAAAACACAAAATTCGAATTATTTGGTGTGCGAATGGCGCTTACACAATCTGAATCTGATGCCGCTCGGGCTCACTGTTGTAGAAGGTGCAACCGCTGCTGAACGGGAACAGCAACCCGGTAAAGAAGAATTGAATACTACATAGAAGACATCATGAAGGGAAATATGATGCACCCAAAAGGCCAAAACAACACCAATTTAACCAATAGCAGAGTTTTGAAAGGCACTCACATACCTAGTTAGTTAGTTATCTAAATTGCATGATGTGTGAGATGTGCCTTCTTGTTTGCACAATCACCATCCATGGAACTTCCTCCTTTCTTGGGTACAGGATGATTTCAAATTCATCTTGTGGACCTCCTCCTTGGTGTAAATAAAGATCTTGCACAGTATGCTGCAGAATTCTCTGCTGACAAGATAATATAGTAAATAATAGGAAGGGGATTTATGTTGTATACACATAAAGCAAGCATCAAGTTACAGGGCTTACTCCCCCTCTGTCAGTATACAACATCTGTCATTCTCTAGTGCAAGAGCCAAACTAATGCATTTGTTGGGCGTGCCAGCTCGTGTGTGAATCATCCTCCACGTACAGGCCACCCCCTCCGATCCTCCTCTGAGTCCTTGAGTCCATGCGGCTCTATCCGGCCATCCCTGCTGCTGCCGGCTTGCAGGCTCTCGTGGGCCTAGCCAGGGTAGAGTGGAACCATATAGCATTGGTCTGAACCAATGAGAACTAATCAAATGTTAGGCACTGTTAATAAAGGCAGCAGACCAATTACATGAACACCAATGAGAAATTGCACAAGAATGAATTAACATAGTGGAATTCAGGTAGCCAACTCGAATGAAAAAACTGAAGGACACGGAAAAGCAATGTCATGACCCTTCTAGTCACTAAATTGTTCAGACTCCCAGAGCATATACTAAAGAACATACATAACTCCCTCTATGAAGAAATGCAAAATATTTGATCAAGACTGTTGCAACTCCTATACCATTTTTTTTGTGAACCTCTTCAAGCTGTTATAATATGAAGACTTGCTATATATATTTTCAGAGCCAACCAATTATGTATACCTTAAGCCAATTAACTACAGAGATGTCGAGTGGAACCATATAGCATTGGTCTGAACCACTAATGCAAACCTTTAGCCAATTAAGTATAGAGATTTAGAGTGGAACCATGTAGCACTGGTATGAAAACTTTGTCATACAACAGCTGTTCTTCTAGATAAAAATTTAGCTAGCTTTATCACCTTTTATAGCTACTTCCAAAATAGTCGATTAAATAATTACCTCTCTGCCATCACCATGAGATTAGTTTACCTTTTCTTATATTTTTCTGTCATACAATAGCTGTTCCTCCTAGATACAAATTTAGCTAGAGTTATCACATTTGATCGCTACTTCTAATTATTGTTTTTCCTTGAGAGCATCTTGTAATGAGGACAGGGGGGTGTTTTAGGCATTGACTTGTTCAGAGCTTATGTAGTAGTTGATGAAAGATGCAAATTGATCACACTGTAGTATGTACCTCAGGTCGGACAAAGTTCCGGCGGACAGTGGAGTACATGCAGACGGATTTCCGGCGACGTCAACGGTGTACAGCGATGTCAGAAACTTGCGACACGACGATGAGCCAAATAACTGCAGATTATCGCAGAGTTAGAACACAAAAGATTACTTAACCTTGCAATTAGAATACAAAGGGTTCACTGATGTCTTTTTTCctatatgacagatgcaaattaTCTGGATATGAATTGGGCAGTATATATTACATTGATTGATGGGACTGTAGCAATAACAAAAACTTTCAGTAGCAAGCTACATCTCGTTCTCTATCTAAATGTACATCAATCAGTAGTATCTATATAAATGTGAAGCAATcaacacttctctctctctctctctctctctctctctctctctctctctttccctccctctcttaTCCACAANNNNNNNNNNNNNNNNNNNNNNNNNNNNNNNNNNNNNNNNNNNNNNNNNNNNNNNNNNNNNNNNNNNNNNNNNNNNNNNNNNNNNNNNNNNNNNNNNNNNNNNNNNNNNNNNNNNNNNNNNNNNNNNNNNNCAGCAGCGACCAGTAGCAGTTCCATCAATCCCTCTATCTAAATGTGCAGCAATCATCGTCTCCCTCTACTCTCTCTCATTCTCATATATCTCACCAGCAACAGCGTCCAGCATGCCCTCTGCTCTCTCCCTAGAGAGAGGACTCCTCGTCGGCAAGGGCGTATGCCTTACCAGCTCCCAGCTCACCCGCCTCACCGTGGAAGCGACCTATCCCCTACACAGCATCGAGGGGAGGGGTGGATTGAGATCAATCACAGAGAGAGAGATGAGGGGGAGGAGATCCCATAGGTACGTGAGAAGTGCGACGGGAAACACTGAGGCGGGCTTCTGCTCCAAGTTCTGGGAGGAAGACGGAGGCGAGGGGGGCCAAGAAGGAAGGAGGAACAAACCTGGGGCCGCCGGAGACGAGCCGGCGAAGCCCTGCCCGGAACCCTAGCCACGGGGGTGGGGTTGCAAGCGAGCGGTAGAGGACGGGAGCGGAGAATCTGgttggaggggagggaggcgcggaCCGTGAGGAACTCAGGGGCATGCTGCGCGGCGTCGGAGGTCGCCGGAAGCGgccggcgcaggtggcggcggcggcgacgagttcGTGGGCGAGAGGGAGAGGACACGAGCGCCCGTGGTCTGTTTGCTACCGTATTTTTTCCTTTACAAATCTGCTCGGATCATGGGTTGAATACTCCAAAAGATAGGGAGTTTTGTGTAAAAACAAAACGTTTTCCTGGTTAACCACTTAAAATAGGACCGCGGGTTGATTTCGAAGAAACGCGGGGACGTTTTTGCAAAACTGCcacgacggacgaccagaagcagtAGCTGGTTTATTGGTCGGTAAAgattagaagcattacaagatagacaccatatgcaacatgcaaccacatatcacactgccaagtaagagcaagcacctgcaatggtaGTGTGGGGggattgcggtgatcaactagagagctacgttgactatcttcatttagccttgctatttcttgagaatcatgtggggaggatgacactgcagtctctaaacgagtagggcgtctcacagtaacccacccgggtgactgtctcatcataagtgattgacgagggatacaaaatagcattagtttgatgtacgaacatggttaatagacatatgtagtatgtatcaaaaataggaaggcatgtcactaTCTAagatataatgtgtaaagtaagcagatgcaatttaaccaaattggaagcaatacaagctagacaccatatgcaacatgcaaccacatttgacagcatgaagttaaagcaagcacccgggatggttgtgtgtggcaattgagatcatcaactggaGAGCTACTTTTATTGTCTCCAACTGccgacactgcacccattagagcgctgaaacgcttactgcttatgttcgaattacactggagcaacttctgtcttttcttttctgcattcatcaacactgcctcagagtctgaaatacccatgcataaaaaaacaatagcgtgagtatgggtgaagtgtgtgcacaattagtatagtgtaaaggtagcagatagcaggtctgtgagaaataaatgacgggagacatatgatagctctacaacatgcatggcacactcaattactacatgattctatgaaaataacagtcgactgaaagcaaataggtcagtccattttttctgcaccgtcccatgtacaaagaatgggcagatcgccttcatctacctccagccagttagtgttgatgatcttccttgaaacgccagcgaccaccggcccagtattcctcccctgcctgcgccctcccctcgacctcaccgcaccgccgtgcttggcaccgccccccctggccatccattcaagccccgccgacctccagatcaggcgcaagcagctcctgcaccccacacccctatgatagacaccgatgcgccgcttccccggggaacaggcggactaggtgctccgcacgcctaagcgggtgctgcttcttttaattgcggttcgactgaccctgaattaaaatccaggcgggctactgacctctagctaaggtgaaatagtaaaagggaggaaaccttgtgcatttagtatcacgaagaagatgcagcaagaagcgctcaactagtttctttcgtgggatgaatacggtgtgagcggagacgtaagatttgcacgaataagggaagaggagtacctctttctactggcagtgctgtgtcctccttctgtttttccgatgatCTTGTTATTCGcaggaaaccagaagttgtggaggacggtgcagccttggacgaacccatggccaagttgttgagtgtggtgcgatggccgtctgttggcggcggggaagcagatccgaggcggcgaatgacggcgtagcgggaacagctccggtgcgatggacggttgcgatagtggagccgcagcagtgaggcgcaggacggcgtagtcggagtggttctggtacgacgcacgtcggcgtcggcgtcgtggaggcagttctgcctcggcttcagctgctaagtcctcgagggtgttgcggttgtagttgcgttggacgacgacatcggggtaccggctccggcgtgatggaggagggcggtggtgtattggccgctatggggtggaggacagaggaggttggggtttctcggctggtggagagggcattttcgcgcccatggagtatgaatgttaaaacggagggaggcggggaactaagggggaacaatgtttccgtttgagacacgcttgtttgaaatttggggaaagttacaaactttgcccccatctaaaatttcggacatatcgcgggttgggggtaggacagtcatctcaggtgtcccaaatgtgggcgggatagatttcagccgagcgcatgggtgtttaggcgcccacggcgtatgaatgcttctcggaggcggttgagactgacgtctttgtgaagttacaaacctaccccggtttagacctttggacatcgggccgataggctacatgggccagagtcaggacagtaatttcctaccaccaaaacattaatctcacgcggtttcgggtgaccagaggcctatttggcgctttgttcaatatttgggagcagaagcattaacgttttcggttctcttgaattgaacattctgGATTTGttaaacttcacaaatctttactcttgaaaatcctaaagctacgattattttggaatggagggggtacattttaatatacattgtacacgagtatatattaaaaaaagatgcaacttacctcagttcatgcatggttccaggtataatctccttggttgcaaaaaaaagttagatatgcgtatgaatatatataccatgttcaaactcacaacaaagattgatacccccttttacatctgatttacaaatgccattatctcgggttcaaatagatgaatgcacttcctatgaattcgaatcttcgaaaccccctttatgttgaattcgacatgtattttatttcgtagctagcaatttggaatgtatccatgcaagtgacaaatgtataaagtgcttcacactaacaacatggagtgcactaattaatgtttatatatgaattgcaaaagcatccattgcctgtatttcaaaccgctctcactctatggatcgataatatgaaatgaacacatgcacatgctagactTCAATaaagtatgggtgtctgatagaccgattttcgtccatacgcaatttagCAAAactcatgatctcatccaaaaacaataatgtcatttatattttaatttaatgcgtagaaccgccttttacacgtagatgcactatgcctcgccccgttctcacaaacgcattatatatctctctatctaacgcataagtgcacacactttatatgcattggcatttctctttcacacatgctaacAATCTCTCTCacggtgtcggggtgtctcatgcacatgctctctctgtttctctatctctctttctgactactatgtaccactcttttcactaatctcagttggaaaacactatttctctcacatgcgtatatacacatgcacggtctctactagccctctatacacacatatatgtgcatatgtgtctcccgcacgcacattatctttaggcctctctNNNNNNNNNNNNNNNNNNNNNNNNNNNNNNNNNNNNNNNNNNNNNNNNNNNNNNNNNNNNNNNNNNNNNNNNNNNNNNNNNNNNNNNNNNNNNNNNNNNNNNNNNNNNNNNNNNNNNNNNNNNNNNNNNNNNNNNNNNNNNNNNNNNNNNNNNNNNNNNNNNNNNNNNNNNNNNNNNNNNNNNNCCACaccgacacacctctctaatagtagttggcagatatgatttcatcatatcattcggtaggatatccctggctgttaggctggatggtaatacgaggcaaggttttaccctagttcggatcagacccttgcagttgaagaaagagcctactcctggtactgtatattagtgttaggggtgtgtacaaagtacacgtgaataccaggcattgtgcgtgtgtgtatactattgacgaactagcccccaagcttgtataacatactaagggcctagggttacaaatcatatatatttggcttatcaccagtggggatagagtcctccgcgactctggtagcttcgtgttgtacgccgagtcctccacatgggtctccgtataacacgtctcggtccaacctatatgtgacgcaggatggaaccgacccatgagtcttcatgttgacccaccacaactagaaatgatgttcccaccacaccacacacgcaatcggccactaagaaaataagcatatacaatagtacaacggtatctagctcacgatacgtctccatattttatTGATGACACTGActgactttgcatttgatgcatgcttcgtattttgttgatgacacttacggtcattgtatttgaagcgaaagcacgatatggtcactggacttcagaataagctcatcacggtcaccacatacattttgtcgtgctaaccaacatgtggttggatggttagaggacagtggtttctcgagcccaccaaggttaaagtcccggtgctcgcatttatcttgtgttaatttcagtattttccggcgatgtacgtttagtgggaggagacgttccactcgactacgaggcacctatggtgacttcgtaaaatctcaagatcatatatgatggcctactctctcgaaggtgctcatagggatagggttcgcgtgtgtgcgcttatagcggtgagtgcttgcgcgtatatatgtgCCCTTGCgactgtaccgtgttaaacaaatacatgtcatgattatactgtcactggctacccgtacaactccgtattttgttgatgacacaatcaattgaccagtcaaacggcacaactagtgttgcactaTCGAGGCACGTaactgtggggcccacctgtcagcccgtatacgaaagaaagaaatggtagtttgagtctgtactatgttaataaaataggagtacattttagggtgatcatacggtcactggctcaccatacagctccgtaatttgttgataacacgatcaattgaccagtcaaacggtccacattcagtagtgcacattaccatagggcccaccagtcagcgcgtatatgaaggacagaaatggtaataaactagtggtcggtgggtattcgaagtcgtgagacctctagttggcagtcaccggcggttggggggcgttcattgggctgtggggtggggatccccagaGAAAAAGCNNNNNNNNNNNNNNNNNNNNNNNNNNNNNNNNNNNNNNNNNNNNNNNNNNNNNNNNNNNNNNNNNNNNNNNNNNNNNNNNNNNNNNNNNNNNNNNNNNNNNNNNNNNNNNNNNNNNNNNNNNNNNNNNNNNNNNNNNNNNNNNNNNNNNNNNNNNNNNNNNNNNNNNNNNNNNNNNNNNNNNNNNNNNNNNNNNNNNNNNNNNNNNNNNNNNNNNNNNNNNNNNNNNNNNNNNNNNNNNNNNNNNNNNNNNNNNNNNNNNNNNNNNNNNNNNNNNNgagtggtttcggggagggcgggccggtcgcgggcggcgggggtgggcggttgggccagtggtggctggcgtcTCGGGAgaggggggggtggagtttgatgataaactagaggcccttgatttcgtatccaacggctggaaaatttaatgaccagagatgaaaaagtcagtcgactgacgtgtagcctcatcccgcacgtacacatgcatgcacgcaagacacgcacgcatgtaggcttgcaacactgacacgtacacataacgtacatacgcacgcatgctggcgtgcaacactgacacgtacacatgcactcacgaacacacgcacgtacacacccatgcatgcaacactaaaacacacccttgcacgcacgcaacactcccatgcctgcatgcacacaacacacgatgcaagaacacgctcaacctatacgtgcatgcaccctttgttaaggacatggattgttacgggtattaatcaatcttatctgtgataagcagaacattgatgtttgcatcgatctttatgaatcacaatgtatcgaacgggctatcaacatagtaggcttaactacatgaaaaatatgacgtcacactcaatgagcaatcatcggtttatgaaatgcccgcttctgaccgccctggcccaccaaaggttcctctgttgtgggttgcctacgttgggtcactgacatgcaggtcatgcacccaaagagcccacaagttagtggaagaacggtgcggtgtcctaggtcagagtcgagggcgccactcgcggcacgcccggctgaacacgcctccgtgccgcattgaaacgcctccatgaaacccgcccgtgtggaagccgagaaacccactctgaaCACACGCCCGTTCATGACCGgaccggcgttaaacgcaacgccggccgagctcctcccgtccgccgtctatttaatctcctatttaaacgaggccaaacgccggccaagaatcgcacacctctacCGCTCcactatctcctccaccattttgtccactcttacaatggcttacgaagagtagttattctgcatccaagccggctgggtagcccgccggatacgagctatgcagctcgctgatccacctccctcccctcgtctgacggagccagttgccgccccaagccggcgcgcggttcagcaactcaccgctccaggccagctcgacgaggagcggcgcacgggcgtcgttgctatcgtccacgctgccgcctcgtaccacgtctcccatttctgtggccgagactcccatgccggcggccgcgccatgcaagcaacgacagaagccgggtgcacagagagcgatgagtcggtggccagcgcctccgcgtccgccgccatcatcaaggagaagtagaacacgggaggccgccgtcgcttgggtcccatgaaggccaccgcggaggcgatgccggcgtacacaacaagtgtcttgctggatccttttgttgcgaggaccttcgttgaccccgcatgggctccacagaagaggtcaaagttaggatgaactcgagctggtgccggccatggcgaagtagtggccggtgatgaactcgaaccggtgccgtccaccatcatcttcggcaccgccaatgatatcagttcggcagtggggaagcgagtcgtcctttgcgctgaagcatatacctccggggctcccggcagtccggtgatcatgctgccggacatgaggaacacaaatcgatcggcgggcgaccatttaggccaggtattatatacctatgctgtccagaactagcaccacgtagttcatttgaatgtaatgaaatccgtcatgtttgtttgaaaatccggtattttatatgatttccgtcgttgtttatatgaaatatcagtttgtctatgtgtttgcgtgaatttcgtccggttggttgagttgctgtcataatgtgtgcggctacggttggatggcgtaatttgcgggtcgccggtcggtctgcgggcggctcgggcggcgttgtgggacaaaaaaaaacacagctcgtgcgagctcgtctccaacttgcacgctggaggatgcatgacagcatgagcacccgagccgttcctcgttcatcggtggcaaaggcatcggtggacaaaagggtcgccaatattttggctaccccgggcaagatccaaacagcccctcccaacagattcaaatccctcgttcgccgtggaattttgccatgtgttgttttcatggactagcaagatgcccgtgcattgcacggaacatcaatatgcaattttttacaaactcccgcatgcatgcaagggataattaatgtcctccttttctagtaccacgaggcaaacaccattaatattgcatcgattagtgttagtggccttctatatctacaaattgtaattttgatagtggccccttgtatataaaaatggagggagaaatatgagagataaggtgaggaggagtggggcgtggtgccgtggtggtgactggtggtcggactgggcggaggcatggggatggatggcacattatgtctaggtttgtatctctctcacacacacccacgtaggtgggggacgtgcacgaagagaagaggtgcacgcacgacgcacgtactcccgtctctttcccaaccacaccagcgcgggtacacggtggagctcatttctgtacgaaaaaggcagcccacgtggtaatttggcacgtgtactggttgtccacttggtggagggaggatcgtctaccacgggtgaaaaaacaaattgcgacttgacgcgttatgttaaattaaaaaaagaggcaaaccatgtggggcctaccttagaggcaaggctataTACACTGgtgtacttttgatgtgtcccgtcaactcacagaacaaggagaaacttgcttagtacgccatctcccccgcccacgggcgcggtggctcgcaggatgaggtgaagcttactactactgtacgcctttacgcccgctccctcgcccacgcgcgcggtggctcgcagcacgaggagaaaattttactactccctccgtttactcctcgtccctactacatactttggttagtactccctctatttacttatacaaggccactataaaaaaattacattttgcatctatacaatgccacaaatagtaatcgagacaaaagttactactccctccttgcgagtttatggctcaatttcaaaatctctccaaccaaggtagagggtgagtggtcgaattaattttgtagtttgcacagtacgctcatttttctcaagaagttatgtttaccgaggcattaattagaacgaatgcacgaatgaccactaaattcccatgaacttgtacatgcattggttagtttcctcttgacactgcttgcgtcgggtgatctaacgcacctcgaaatccaacatgtaatggtactactactagtatagtagaattgagacttatcaaacgaaaaaacaaatgttttttagatgagccctataaaccctagtgggtacgtacttcgtaaaaacagatttttccaaaactaagtcactccctttcatgaattctgtagtatactcctccgtcgatgctccctttcatgaattatgtacttcctgtcgccgacatgtgggacatatagcaaccgggtcgacgtgtcaagcaccaaataacagtgcagaacagcacgGGGGACGCAcgcactcgtaccggcccagtagtagtaatgagcaatgagacgtcaaatcacaatgccgcaccttcccagatggacgaagcaaccattatttcacacttcggttcgacatcatctcaaaccacgtactagtattgcttctgcctcaagagggacacgcgcatcgccttggtacatcatgacacgtgggaccgcatgacaggccatgctcccttgccgatcgctcggtaaaatcacctcatttttactatacttcctccggatcagtttactacatggcatgcacgtcgttctaggttgagaatttaactggctatat is from Triticum aestivum cultivar Chinese Spring chromosome 1B, IWGSC CS RefSeq v2.1, whole genome shotgun sequence and encodes:
- the LOC123078377 gene encoding uncharacterized protein, translating into MGAVSAVGDNKSSSPICKGKNTVANRPRALVSSPSRPRTRRRRRHLRRPLPATSDAAQHAPEFLTVRASLPSNQILRSRPLPLACNPTPVARVPGRASPARLRRPQLFGSSSCRKFLTSLYTVDVAGNPSACTPLSAGTLSDLRPMLYGSTLPWLGPREPASRQQQGWPDRAAWTQGLRGGSEGVACTWRMIHTRAGTPNKCISLALALENDRCCILTEGDREFCSILCKIFIYTKEEVHKMNLKSSCTQERRKFHGW